A genomic stretch from Antarcticibacterium flavum includes:
- a CDS encoding RteC domain-containing protein yields the protein MEFIIAEEKLEKEILALKEVSTNKLVVYEGIIKYLRSVLNLYRTRIYQNEFRDSEEEIKFFKLHKQIPQSRLVYYLQLRTLENPFSYGKRVRKKLYRKKIEKINKFNLLHYDFCNYMELEQQHLDQFYFTRAYLNENEITAQKNFLVDPNFNTSHDLLLSQYRAYKMLLPKLVAEVEKSKHPKVKNTGITLKWTASKVALTELLYALQVNSAINNGRTELITIASFFEDHFEVKLDNIYKTYSEIKSRKGSRTKFLNELTWQLEQKMKGDDAL from the coding sequence ATGGAGTTTATTATTGCAGAAGAAAAGCTTGAAAAGGAAATCCTTGCTTTGAAAGAGGTATCCACAAATAAGCTTGTGGTGTACGAGGGGATAATTAAATACCTCCGCAGTGTTCTCAATTTATATAGAACGAGAATTTATCAGAATGAGTTTAGGGATAGTGAAGAGGAAATAAAATTTTTTAAGCTACATAAACAAATACCCCAGTCCCGGCTCGTATATTATCTTCAGCTTAGAACATTGGAAAACCCCTTCTCATATGGCAAAAGAGTTCGGAAAAAGCTCTACCGTAAGAAAATAGAAAAGATCAATAAGTTTAATCTGCTTCATTATGATTTCTGTAATTACATGGAACTGGAGCAGCAGCATTTAGATCAATTTTATTTCACCCGAGCCTACTTAAATGAAAATGAGATTACTGCTCAAAAAAACTTTCTAGTTGATCCTAATTTTAATACTTCTCACGATCTCCTCCTCAGTCAGTATAGAGCTTACAAAATGCTTTTACCCAAATTAGTGGCAGAAGTTGAAAAATCAAAGCATCCCAAAGTGAAAAATACTGGAATTACGCTTAAATGGACAGCTTCAAAAGTAGCATTAACCGAACTTTTGTATGCCCTGCAAGTCAATTCTGCTATCAATAACGGAAGGACAGAATTGATAACTATCGCATCCTTTTTTGAAGATCATTTTGAGGTCAAGCTGGATAATATTTACAAAACCTACTCAGAGATAAAATCCCGCAAAGGGAGCAGGACCAAATTTCTGAATGAATTGACCTGGCAGCTGGAACAGAAAATGAAAGGGGATGATGCCCTATAA
- a CDS encoding helix-turn-helix domain-containing protein — protein sequence MPANILTTEDLHEFKLELLQEIKELLTKAGEGSPKKWLKSSEVMKLLKISPGTLQNFRINGTIPYTKIGGIIYYEAEEIQKILLENKVNF from the coding sequence ATGCCAGCAAACATTCTTACCACAGAAGACCTTCACGAGTTCAAACTGGAACTCCTACAGGAAATTAAAGAGTTATTGACTAAAGCCGGAGAGGGATCACCTAAGAAATGGCTAAAATCTTCAGAAGTGATGAAGCTATTAAAGATTAGTCCAGGAACCTTACAGAACTTCAGGATCAATGGAACTATACCTTACACCAAAATAGGTGGGATCATCTATTACGAGGCAGAGGAGATACAAAAGATCTTACTGGAGAACAAAGTGAATTTTTAA
- a CDS encoding P-loop NTPase family protein, with product MMNPSKIIEAGVEYSLGKFDGHTVYYEFPKILIYLDAKGKILFGRNFKIFDNDRELLFRLCNYIIRDEKMCQKMNLDLNKGLLISGPVGCGKTSLMKLLKYVVPHQKAYEVIPCRNIVFSFNHIGFKAIEDFGESGYFCFDDLGVEPLGRFFGQDCNVLGEILLSRHDLLLSKKIRTHVTTNLSATELEERYGQRVRSRMKHLFNLVTFSKNTFDKRV from the coding sequence ATGATGAACCCCTCTAAAATCATCGAAGCCGGCGTAGAATATAGTTTGGGCAAGTTCGATGGACACACGGTGTATTATGAATTTCCGAAGATCTTGATTTACCTGGATGCCAAGGGAAAAATTCTTTTTGGAAGGAATTTCAAGATTTTTGATAATGACCGGGAATTACTATTTAGGCTATGCAATTATATCATCCGGGATGAAAAAATGTGTCAAAAAATGAACCTTGATCTTAATAAAGGTTTGTTGATCTCGGGCCCTGTCGGCTGTGGCAAGACCAGTCTTATGAAATTATTAAAATATGTAGTGCCCCATCAAAAGGCTTATGAAGTAATACCCTGCAGGAACATCGTTTTCTCTTTCAACCATATTGGTTTCAAGGCGATAGAAGATTTTGGGGAAAGCGGTTATTTCTGTTTTGATGATCTGGGAGTGGAACCTCTTGGAAGATTTTTTGGGCAGGATTGCAACGTGTTGGGGGAAATTCTCCTGTCCAGGCACGATTTGTTGCTAAGCAAAAAAATAAGGACTCACGTCACCACCAATCTTAGTGCAACTGAATTGGAAGAGAGATATGGGCAGCGGGTAAGGAGCAGGATGAAACATCTTTTTAATCTCGTAACCTTCAGTAAGAACACCTTTGACAAACGCGTATAA
- a CDS encoding exonuclease/endonuclease/phosphatase family protein codes for MRKLFKGPNDVDRIKELSFLLGFENSRRESYAVMRKRGGSLYLRGCNSSLENKASSLSEWNGWIPLQNIPLNPGAISNKARVIAEVNADILLLQEIEERGSLLDFNMKLLYGHDRVPYQDLLVLQGNDDRGRELAILTKNGFKVEEIRSFMDERTVVGELLFDTNLLQYKVSTPSKKTFWLIAVHFVDTGRDTESAANMRFLQSSRVAEIYQEMWDDGKENIIIAGTLNEVCYSHYLSPLLQKTDLKDITKHPEFNVDIDLGIDADYYRMGAYRKGVNIKQKDYLLLSPEMFKRAIKGGLNRKAVWPDKFGKWNVYDTIGSKEQAASEHPVIWAEIDI; via the coding sequence ATGAGAAAACTGTTTAAAGGGCCAAATGATGTAGATCGTATAAAAGAACTTTCCTTTTTACTCGGCTTTGAAAATAGTAGAAGGGAGTCCTATGCTGTCATGAGAAAACGGGGAGGAAGTTTGTATTTAAGAGGTTGTAATAGTTCTTTGGAAAATAAAGCCTCCAGCTTGTCAGAGTGGAATGGGTGGATCCCCTTACAAAATATCCCCCTCAATCCCGGGGCTATATCAAACAAAGCAAGAGTAATTGCAGAGGTGAATGCAGATATATTATTACTGCAAGAGATAGAAGAAAGAGGGTCTTTGTTAGATTTCAATATGAAATTGTTATATGGTCATGACAGGGTTCCATACCAGGATCTATTAGTGTTACAGGGAAATGATGACAGAGGCAGAGAACTTGCGATCTTAACTAAAAATGGATTTAAGGTGGAGGAAATTAGAAGTTTTATGGATGAAAGAACAGTTGTGGGAGAATTGCTGTTTGATACAAATTTGCTGCAGTATAAAGTTTCTACCCCGTCTAAAAAAACCTTCTGGTTGATTGCCGTGCATTTTGTAGATACAGGCAGGGATACGGAATCTGCTGCGAATATGAGGTTTCTACAATCTTCCAGGGTAGCAGAAATCTACCAGGAAATGTGGGACGATGGTAAAGAGAATATTATAATCGCCGGTACCCTCAATGAGGTATGCTATTCCCATTATCTTTCCCCTCTCCTTCAAAAAACTGACCTGAAGGACATCACAAAACATCCTGAGTTTAATGTAGATATAGATTTAGGGATAGATGCAGATTACTATCGAATGGGAGCATACAGGAAAGGGGTTAATATAAAGCAGAAGGACTACCTGCTGCTTTCACCGGAAATGTTCAAAAGAGCGATAAAGGGAGGCTTGAACAGGAAAGCCGTATGGCCGGACAAATTTGGTAAATGGAACGTGTATGATACAATTGGCAGCAAAGAACAGGCAGCCAGCGAACATCCTGTAATTTGGGCAGAGATAGACATTTGA
- a CDS encoding M14 family metallopeptidase encodes MSLTYPENINHRYHPKISSDGINFVEIDSSELFIAKKTVEEKIKTPSATIRLSISPDTVWISAQELITTSDNKQWTNELSLKPFITKSKAGESREGKPIEVLRIGESDDKAMIFVLSRQHPPEVTGYLAMKAFIETISSNSEDAIAFRKKYNTYVFPLVNPDGVDNGHWRHNMGGIDLNRDWEDFNQPETRVIRDFANKKVKENNGKIYFFVDFHSTWQDIYYTIDPEQKGNMPGLVPALISETGKEFENYNPNVKPSPGTGKRVTSTSYFFYEHGAESLTYEIGDNTSREFVKKKGEVTAEKLMKLLLE; translated from the coding sequence TTGTCTCTTACCTATCCAGAAAATATTAATCACCGCTACCATCCAAAGATAAGTTCGGATGGAATCAATTTTGTTGAGATAGATTCCTCGGAACTATTTATCGCAAAAAAAACTGTTGAAGAAAAAATTAAAACTCCAAGTGCAACCATACGGCTTTCAATAAGTCCTGATACCGTTTGGATTTCTGCACAAGAGCTTATTACTACTTCTGATAATAAACAATGGACTAATGAGTTAAGTTTAAAACCCTTCATAACGAAGTCAAAAGCTGGTGAAAGTAGGGAAGGGAAACCTATAGAGGTTTTAAGAATAGGTGAGAGTGACGATAAGGCTATGATCTTTGTACTCTCCCGGCAACATCCACCGGAAGTGACTGGATATTTAGCCATGAAAGCCTTTATCGAAACTATTTCATCGAATAGCGAGGATGCCATAGCCTTTAGAAAAAAATATAATACCTACGTTTTTCCTCTGGTAAATCCAGATGGAGTCGATAATGGTCATTGGCGGCATAACATGGGTGGAATTGACCTAAATAGGGATTGGGAAGATTTTAACCAGCCTGAAACGAGAGTTATTAGAGATTTTGCCAATAAAAAAGTAAAGGAGAATAATGGAAAAATTTACTTTTTTGTTGATTTTCATTCTACCTGGCAGGATATTTATTATACTATTGATCCTGAACAAAAAGGAAATATGCCCGGCCTTGTTCCTGCTCTAATTTCTGAAACAGGGAAAGAATTCGAAAATTATAATCCTAATGTGAAACCAAGTCCAGGAACTGGAAAAAGAGTAACTTCCACTAGCTACTTTTTTTACGAGCATGGGGCAGAATCACTCACCTATGAAATTGGTGATAATACTTCCAGGGAATTTGTTAAAAAGAAGGGGGAAGTGACAGCAGAAAAATTAATGAAACTTTTACTTGAATAG
- a CDS encoding alpha/beta hydrolase family protein yields MKNIYLLLFFILAIGKSQMVAQEKESKDEIIEKMGNQISNLRHSLDQLGKGIDDILWYQKVGDVAHVDKVTMTGPPLWKEKNETAQGYGNPLIFSSYVFVPKDIDPNKKYPLIVFPHGGVHSSFGTFYAHIIRELMAQQYIVVAAEYRGSTGYGKRHYENIDYGGREVGDVDASREFMIENYSFVDKNRIGIIGWSHGGLITLLNIFEKPDNYKVAYAGVPVSDLIARMGYKTQGYRDLYSADYHIGKTAYENVEEYKRRSPAYNAHKLKNTPLLIHTNTNDNDVNVLEVEHLISSLKANNKKFEYKIYDEIPGGHIFNRIDTQHAREVRVDIYKYLDKHLYPPRKIRNVQELTKASYKGF; encoded by the coding sequence ATGAAAAACATTTACTTATTGCTATTCTTTATTTTGGCTATCGGAAAAAGTCAAATGGTAGCTCAGGAAAAGGAATCTAAAGATGAAATTATAGAGAAAATGGGAAACCAAATCTCCAATTTGAGACATAGTCTTGATCAACTTGGTAAGGGAATAGATGATATTCTCTGGTATCAAAAAGTAGGAGATGTTGCACACGTCGATAAGGTTACAATGACTGGCCCGCCTCTTTGGAAGGAAAAGAATGAAACAGCCCAAGGTTATGGTAATCCCTTAATCTTTTCTTCCTATGTATTCGTTCCTAAAGATATTGATCCCAATAAAAAATATCCCCTGATAGTTTTCCCGCATGGAGGTGTACATAGTAGTTTTGGAACTTTTTATGCCCATATTATTAGGGAATTAATGGCTCAACAGTATATAGTAGTTGCTGCGGAATATAGAGGAAGTACAGGCTATGGCAAAAGACATTATGAAAACATAGACTACGGCGGCCGAGAAGTAGGAGATGTGGATGCCAGCCGTGAATTTATGATTGAAAATTACTCATTCGTAGACAAAAATAGAATTGGAATTATTGGCTGGAGCCATGGTGGTCTTATTACTCTCTTAAATATTTTCGAAAAACCTGACAATTACAAAGTGGCCTATGCAGGAGTACCAGTAAGTGATTTAATAGCACGAATGGGATATAAAACTCAAGGATACAGAGATCTTTATTCAGCTGATTACCATATTGGAAAGACCGCATATGAAAATGTTGAAGAATATAAACGACGCTCTCCTGCATATAATGCGCACAAGCTTAAAAACACTCCACTTCTCATACATACTAATACAAATGATAATGATGTCAATGTTCTTGAAGTTGAACACTTGATTTCCTCCTTAAAAGCAAATAATAAAAAGTTTGAATATAAAATCTACGATGAAATTCCTGGGGGACATATTTTTAACCGAATTGATACACAACATGCCAGGGAAGTAAGAGTTGATATTTATAAATACCTCGATAAGCATCTTTATCCTCCTAGGAAAATAAGAAACGTTCAAGAATTAACAAAAGCTAGTTATAAAGGATTTTAA
- a CDS encoding M14 family metallopeptidase — translation MKNLSFFILCLIPLFSLAQKPIDLNYYLPQDINYDENISTPQEVLGYIPGEWHVTHDLLLSYMRTLAEESPRITLETRGNTYEGRPLILLTITSPENHSNLEQIRQDHLKLTRENSSNLNTASMPIVVNQGFSIHGNEASGSNAALLAAYYLAAGQGPKIDELLENTIILFDPSFNPDGLQRFAYWANTNRSHNLNPDPQDREFSEVWPGGRTNHYWFDMNRDWLPAQLPESRARIETFHKWHPNILTDHHEMGSNSSFFFQPGIPSRTHPLTPQMNQDLTKEIGTYHAAALDKIGSLYYTEEDYDDFYYGKGSTFPDINGSIGILFEQGSSRGHVQETNNGLLTFPFTIRNQFTTALSTLEAAVGMREKILNFQREFYANARKSTGKGAYVFGNSKDPATAWHLADILRRQQIEVHEVAGDFESNGKNYKKGAAYIVPKNQRQHRLVEAMFEKRTSFQDSLFYDISAWTFPLAFNLDFQEEVNIRNAGERIEEPAKPTVTAPARSEYAYLMEWHNYYAPKALNMILEKDLRATVAMQPFAEGDKAYDYGTILIPVQNQELNSDEIFELLKTVAEETGVEINAVTTGLTSGITLGSNKFRPLEPQKVAMIVGDGITPYDAGEIWHLFDQRYDMKITKLDTRNFNRADLSSYTAIILPNSWGGALGKSEADKLKTWVRNGGTLIGYKNAANWFKSNEFMKMELKKNEIKAENVTFEQARDFRGAQGIGGAIFQAKQDRSHPVNFGYKDDKIALFRDTTIFIEADSTSYNNPLQYTGNPLLSGYISKPNLELIANTVPFKKTNLGSGQVILFTDNTNFRAFWFGTNKLLMNAIFFGEHM, via the coding sequence ATGAAAAATTTATCATTTTTTATTTTGTGTTTAATTCCTCTATTTTCCCTAGCACAAAAACCGATAGACCTTAATTACTATCTCCCTCAGGACATAAATTACGATGAGAATATTAGCACCCCCCAGGAAGTTTTAGGCTATATACCCGGCGAGTGGCATGTGACCCACGACCTACTGCTTTCCTATATGCGGACTTTAGCTGAAGAATCTCCGCGAATCACTCTGGAAACCCGCGGGAATACCTATGAAGGAAGGCCGCTAATCCTTCTAACCATCACTTCGCCTGAAAATCATAGCAATCTGGAGCAAATACGCCAGGACCACCTGAAACTTACCCGGGAAAACAGCAGCAACTTAAATACTGCCAGTATGCCCATCGTGGTGAACCAGGGGTTCTCCATTCACGGAAATGAAGCCAGTGGTTCCAACGCCGCTCTTCTTGCAGCCTACTATCTTGCAGCAGGACAGGGCCCAAAAATTGATGAACTTCTTGAGAATACTATCATCCTCTTTGATCCTTCTTTTAATCCGGACGGGTTACAGCGTTTTGCCTATTGGGCCAACACCAACAGGAGCCACAACCTTAATCCGGACCCGCAGGACAGGGAATTCAGCGAAGTATGGCCGGGAGGAAGGACCAACCACTACTGGTTTGACATGAACCGCGACTGGCTGCCGGCACAATTACCTGAATCCCGTGCGCGAATAGAGACTTTTCATAAATGGCATCCAAATATCCTAACCGATCATCACGAGATGGGCTCCAACTCCTCGTTCTTTTTCCAGCCGGGGATACCTTCAAGGACTCACCCGCTAACGCCGCAAATGAACCAGGATCTTACCAAAGAGATTGGCACCTACCACGCCGCTGCACTGGATAAAATTGGCTCCCTTTATTATACTGAAGAGGATTACGACGATTTTTACTACGGAAAAGGTTCTACCTTCCCCGATATTAACGGAAGCATAGGAATTCTCTTTGAGCAGGGAAGTTCCCGCGGGCATGTGCAGGAAACCAATAACGGGCTCCTCACCTTCCCATTCACTATAAGAAATCAATTTACTACCGCACTTTCCACCCTGGAAGCTGCAGTGGGTATGAGGGAAAAGATCCTTAATTTCCAGCGCGAATTTTATGCAAATGCCCGTAAGTCGACAGGAAAAGGCGCCTATGTCTTTGGAAATTCCAAAGATCCCGCCACCGCCTGGCACCTGGCAGATATTTTAAGACGCCAGCAAATTGAAGTTCATGAGGTTGCCGGGGATTTTGAATCCAATGGCAAGAACTATAAAAAAGGGGCGGCCTATATCGTTCCTAAAAATCAGAGGCAACACCGACTTGTAGAGGCTATGTTCGAAAAAAGGACCAGCTTCCAGGACAGTCTTTTCTATGACATCTCTGCCTGGACCTTCCCCCTTGCCTTCAACCTGGATTTCCAGGAGGAGGTCAACATACGCAATGCAGGCGAAAGGATAGAAGAGCCGGCAAAACCAACGGTCACTGCCCCTGCCCGCAGCGAATACGCTTACCTTATGGAGTGGCATAACTATTATGCACCAAAAGCCCTTAATATGATCCTGGAAAAGGACCTGCGTGCTACTGTTGCCATGCAACCATTTGCAGAGGGAGATAAAGCCTATGATTATGGTACTATCCTTATCCCGGTACAGAACCAGGAATTGAACTCAGACGAGATCTTTGAGTTACTCAAAACAGTGGCTGAAGAAACCGGAGTGGAGATTAACGCGGTAACTACCGGCCTCACTAGCGGGATAACCCTGGGAAGCAATAAATTCAGGCCATTGGAACCTCAAAAGGTTGCAATGATCGTAGGAGACGGGATCACCCCTTATGATGCCGGAGAGATCTGGCACCTGTTTGATCAACGTTACGACATGAAGATCACTAAACTGGACACACGTAATTTCAATCGTGCCGACCTTAGTTCCTATACGGCTATCATCCTTCCCAACAGCTGGGGTGGTGCTCTTGGTAAAAGTGAGGCAGACAAACTTAAAACCTGGGTTCGCAATGGTGGAACCTTAATAGGATATAAAAATGCCGCCAACTGGTTCAAGAGCAACGAGTTCATGAAGATGGAGCTTAAGAAGAATGAAATTAAGGCAGAAAATGTCACTTTTGAGCAGGCGAGAGACTTTAGAGGGGCACAGGGCATTGGAGGAGCGATCTTCCAGGCAAAACAGGACAGATCACACCCTGTGAATTTTGGTTATAAGGATGATAAAATAGCCCTGTTCAGGGATACAACCATTTTCATAGAAGCCGATTCCACCAGCTACAACAACCCGTTACAGTACACCGGGAATCCATTACTAAGCGGCTACATAAGCAAACCCAACCTTGAATTGATCGCCAACACGGTCCCCTTCAAAAAGACCAATTTAGGCAGCGGCCAGGTGATCCTGTTTACAGATAATACCAACTTCCGGGCATTTTGGTTTGGAACGAATAAGCTGTTAATGAACGCGATCTTCTTTGGGGAGCATATGTAA
- a CDS encoding TonB-dependent receptor plug domain-containing protein: protein MKLKITCILFISLSFFEMAFAQQRNVTGTVTDTQGLPLPGVNITVKETSRGVQTDFDGNYSIQAETGEVLVFSFVGLRTKEVVVGTDNIISVVLEMDAAELDAVVVTALGVKARPRSITTAIETVTSDDIENAGETNLANSLSSKAAGVNVVSSSGSVGASATIRIRGNTSINKSNSPLFVVDGVPIDNSNTGNSNAGADQSNRAIDINQADIASIDILKGTAAQTLYGLRAANGVILITTKKGIAGEPTISVTSTTQFSNVSQVPELQQEFAQGRPVNGVPTYRGPETGESFSWGPRISSLEYDGDTSYPYHRLGRLVPQGTGNGQPAEAYDHYDFFVTGILQDQNVSVRGGQIELNIIYRDRI, encoded by the coding sequence ATGAAATTGAAAATTACTTGTATTTTGTTCATTTCGCTGAGTTTCTTCGAAATGGCCTTTGCGCAGCAACGAAATGTAACTGGAACAGTTACTGACACCCAGGGCCTTCCCTTGCCTGGTGTAAATATTACTGTAAAAGAAACGTCACGGGGTGTACAGACAGATTTTGATGGGAATTACTCCATTCAGGCTGAAACTGGAGAAGTTTTAGTCTTTTCCTTCGTAGGATTACGCACCAAGGAAGTCGTTGTTGGAACTGATAATATTATCAGTGTTGTACTCGAAATGGATGCGGCGGAATTGGATGCAGTCGTTGTAACTGCACTAGGTGTTAAAGCTCGCCCACGATCTATAACGACAGCTATTGAAACGGTCACGTCTGATGATATAGAAAATGCAGGAGAAACTAATCTCGCAAATTCTCTATCGTCAAAAGCTGCAGGTGTTAATGTTGTAAGTTCATCCGGATCTGTTGGAGCTTCTGCAACCATTAGAATTCGTGGAAACACTTCTATTAATAAATCTAATAGCCCCCTTTTTGTTGTAGATGGCGTTCCAATTGATAATTCGAATACGGGAAATAGTAATGCAGGAGCAGATCAGTCCAATCGAGCTATTGATATAAATCAAGCCGATATAGCGAGTATTGACATCCTCAAAGGTACTGCTGCACAAACTTTGTATGGATTAAGGGCTGCTAATGGTGTGATACTTATTACTACCAAAAAAGGAATTGCAGGTGAACCTACCATATCAGTAACTTCAACAACACAATTTAGTAACGTTAGTCAGGTTCCTGAATTGCAACAGGAATTTGCGCAAGGTCGCCCCGTGAATGGTGTTCCTACCTATCGTGGCCCTGAGACTGGAGAAAGTTTTAGCTGGGGTCCAAGAATTTCTTCTTTAGAATATGATGGTGATACCTCTTATCCTTATCACAGGCTAGGAAGGTTAGTTCCTCAAGGAACCGGAAACGGACAACCGGCTGAAGCGTATGATCACTACGACTTTTTTGTGACCGGTATTCTTCAAGATCAAAATGTTTCCGTTAGAGGGGGTCAGATAGAATTAAATATTATTTATCGGGATCGAATTTGA
- a CDS encoding TonB-dependent receptor domain-containing protein: protein MLTEKLEISASANFVNSGGRRVQRGSNISGVMVGVVRTTPTFDNGNGLSGREAADNPSTYELPDGTQRSYRAGIYDNPYWTVAKNPSTDDVKRFIGRLSFDYKPLDWATVRGSIGYDQYSDVRKSALDINSASNPQGEVFDSNLFNEDINTQLLFLTEHQIGDKITLNGLFGYDGFSTESLNRNVLGNALTVPGLFNLANTASQISSESIGRKKLDGVLLDAKFAYDDMLFLNGTFRNDWSSTLPVDNNAFQSYSVGTSFIFTELWENDYMNYGKIRGSYGKTGNDAPIFSTLTYYGAAAAGGDFFIGSNQFPLFSTVAFERSSQLGNPNIRPESTREYELGAEFYFFDSRFKLDVTYYNKETTDQIIAVDQPSVTGYTSRIVNAGIIENKGWEVSGGVKVINTQDFSWDIDANWTAYETTVVELAENVESIILSGLGSVNSVAVPGQPYSSIFGTRFARNANGEMIIGNDGFPLQDSESGIIGDPNPDWTMGVRNSFSYKNFSLSGLLDIRKGGDVWCGTCEIADYFGTSQKTAEQRSITGYVFDGVNVDTGQPNTTEVAFADPTKPVNTNRWVRYGFTGAAEDYIYDTSWIRLREVALTYSLPRSIIDNSFLSGGSITLAGRNLFLITDYPGVDPETNLNGDSNGIGLDYMNQPNTKSYAITAKINF from the coding sequence ATGTTAACAGAAAAACTGGAAATATCTGCAAGTGCAAATTTTGTCAATTCAGGAGGACGACGTGTTCAACGAGGGTCAAACATTTCTGGTGTTATGGTGGGGGTAGTGAGAACTACTCCAACTTTCGATAACGGAAATGGCTTATCAGGTCGTGAAGCCGCGGATAATCCTTCTACCTATGAATTACCAGATGGAACTCAACGGAGTTATAGAGCTGGTATCTATGATAACCCATATTGGACCGTTGCCAAAAACCCATCTACAGACGATGTAAAAAGATTCATTGGGAGACTCTCATTTGATTACAAACCACTGGATTGGGCCACCGTTCGAGGTAGTATAGGTTATGATCAATATTCTGACGTACGAAAATCTGCGCTTGATATCAATTCAGCATCTAATCCTCAGGGAGAGGTTTTTGATTCAAATTTGTTTAATGAAGATATAAATACCCAGTTGCTTTTTTTAACCGAGCACCAGATAGGTGATAAAATTACATTAAATGGTTTATTTGGTTATGATGGATTTTCAACGGAAAGCTTAAATAGAAACGTACTTGGAAATGCGTTGACTGTACCAGGATTGTTTAATTTAGCGAATACCGCCAGCCAGATTTCATCTGAATCAATAGGTAGAAAAAAATTGGACGGTGTGCTTTTAGATGCAAAATTTGCTTATGATGACATGTTATTTCTGAATGGTACTTTTAGGAATGACTGGTCTTCAACATTGCCAGTGGATAATAATGCTTTTCAATCTTATAGTGTTGGAACTAGTTTCATATTTACTGAATTATGGGAAAACGATTATATGAACTACGGTAAAATACGAGGTTCATATGGTAAAACAGGGAATGATGCTCCTATCTTTTCTACTTTAACTTATTACGGTGCAGCTGCGGCCGGGGGAGACTTTTTTATTGGATCGAATCAATTTCCATTATTCTCAACTGTGGCTTTCGAGAGATCATCACAATTAGGTAATCCTAATATAAGACCTGAGAGTACAAGGGAATATGAATTGGGAGCTGAATTTTATTTCTTCGATTCCCGTTTTAAATTAGATGTAACTTATTATAATAAAGAAACTACAGATCAAATTATTGCTGTTGATCAACCCTCAGTTACCGGATATACTTCTAGAATCGTGAATGCCGGTATTATCGAGAATAAAGGATGGGAAGTTTCTGGAGGTGTAAAAGTTATAAATACCCAGGATTTTTCCTGGGATATAGATGCTAATTGGACAGCGTATGAAACTACTGTTGTCGAACTTGCTGAAAATGTCGAATCAATAATTTTATCAGGTTTAGGGAGTGTAAATAGTGTTGCTGTACCAGGTCAACCATATAGCTCAATATTCGGTACCAGATTTGCTCGCAATGCTAATGGGGAAATGATTATTGGAAATGATGGTTTTCCATTACAAGATTCTGAATCTGGAATAATTGGAGATCCAAACCCAGATTGGACAATGGGGGTAAGAAATTCCTTTTCCTATAAAAACTTTAGTTTATCTGGACTCTTGGATATTCGAAAGGGAGGTGACGTGTGGTGTGGTACCTGTGAGATAGCAGATTATTTTGGTACTTCACAAAAAACAGCTGAGCAAAGAAGTATTACCGGATATGTGTTCGACGGAGTAAATGTAGACACAGGTCAACCTAATACTACTGAAGTTGCTTTTGCAGATCCAACTAAACCAGTAAATACTAATAGATGGGTGAGATATGGATTTACAGGTGCTGCAGAGGATTATATTTATGACACTTCCTGGATTAGGTTGCGTGAAGTTGCTTTAACTTACAGTTTACCACGAAGTATTATTGATAATTCCTTTCTTTCAGGAGGATCTATAACTCTTGCTGGCCGAAATTTATTCTTAATAACAGATTATCCAGGAGTGGATCCTGAAACGAATTTAAATGGAGATTCCAATGGAATAGGGTTAGACTATATGAATCAACCGAACACAAAAAGTTATGCTATTACAGCTAAAATTAATTTTTAA